From Xiphophorus couchianus chromosome 7, X_couchianus-1.0, whole genome shotgun sequence:
TTATGATTTTagcattaatcattttaaatgtcaggttttttcatttgttgctttttaaagtttattttctcctgAAAGATGGCCGACTCCCTTCCTGTCAGAAACAGGAGAATCTgctggggtgtgaatacttttggtcTTTAttgaacattattattaatgttttacagtgtattgaacatcttttagaaccagaacctgagttATTGATGTGTAACCGAGCCGCTCTTCATCGCCGTCATGCAGAGTAAAGCCGAGCCGTCAGCGGCGCTgcccatcctcttcctcctgatgAAGTTTCAAGAAGAGTAGCTTTCAGCAGATCCATCTAGAAACAACACATCCATCGCTACGGCAACCATCCTGCCGCTGCCGCCTCTCTCATCAGCCGATTAATGGACCTGATCCCCGACCGGGTCTCTGGTGGCCcgtcagaaccagcagaacggGCTCCCTCATCTGTCCTTTGGTCCAGTCAGAACCTGCTAGAGTTCTGTCCTGAGATGAAGAATTTCCAGACAGAAGCTCTTAGACAGAACGGGTCGGCTTTATTGGAACGTTGCATTAATACACAAACTGATCAGAACGTATCGTCTGAATTtattaaaagctgctgcaggttCTGCCTGGTACTGATACTGGCATCAATTTATggactgaaacataaaaaactttaaGAAGCAAAAACAGGCTCTAAGCGGATCAACGGAACCAGTTAGAACCAAgctggagcagaaagaaaaagtcgGACAAAAACTCAACAATCTGTTGTACCTGTAGGGGAACTGAGCCTGAAGTCcagattattatttataaatattgttCCCAAAGGTCCGAAGAACCAGGAATATTCTTGGCTTACAAACGCTTTTCCCatatttcagaagaaaatacaaaagaaacagaacaaaaattcTGGATAAATTTCCCGGCTGATCagtttggtctcatctgaaAATCATGGAACCGGGCCTGACGGCGCCGTTCAGACCCTCGCTGTCAGAACGCAGTGGGTCCAGCAGGTTAGGACATGACCCCAAACACGGGGTTATGGCGGCAGATGCTCGGCCCGATCTCCTCGTAGTCCTTCTTGGTGTGGCAGACCTGGTAGAACTCGGGCTgaagagcagaggaagaagaagtcAGCTGACCAGAAACTGTTACAGCTAATGTTAATGTTAGCACCCACGGTAGCAGCTAATGTTAATGTTAGCACCCACGGTAGCAGCTAATGTTAATGTTAGCACCCATGGTAGCAGCTAATGTTAATGTTAGCACCCACGGTAGCAGCTAATGTTAATGTTAGCACCCACGGTAGCAGCTAATGTTAATGTTAGCACCCATGGTAGCAGCTAATGTTAATGTTAGCACCCACGGTAGCAGCTAACGTTAATGTTAGCACCCATAGTAACAGCTAACGTTAATGTTAGCACCCACGGTAACAGTTAACGTTAATGTTAGCCTCCATGGGAGCAGCTAATGTTAAGTTGTAAGTAGCTTACTGCGCATGTGTTGGATGCGAGGTAATAGGAGGCGGGGCGAGAACTGTTCATGCTGTTGTGAGAGGAACGCTGGAGCGCATGTTGTTAGCTATGTTAATGGCGACCATTAAAGTGTGGATGCTAACATCAGTAGTGTGATTATTGAGTAAACAGCTAACGCTAATGTTAGCGTCTGCAGATGCTTACCGTCGATGCCAGCATGGATCCTCCAAACCACACGGCGTATCTCTGCATGTGATGAGTGACGACCTGAACATCGATTGGTTTGGGCTGCAGAGAGAACAGAACCAGGCTGATTAATGGAAACAGAACCGGAAAGCAAAGCCTGGAAAGTTTAACAGACATCTACTGTGAAACGAGGCCTGGGAACTTTGCGGCGATGGTTCCCACCTTGAGCtttcctccactcagctcctcgcTCAGCTTCAGCCGGGCGTCCACCGTCCTCTTCAGGTCTCTCTGCAGCCGCCGCCCAAAGTCCCTGAACATGGTGGAGCCTCCGGACAGAACCACATTCTGAGGAAGGAGGAACATTTGGGTTATGGAACCGCAGAACCTGACCGGGCCGGGCCATGCCGGGACGCCGCGGTTACCTTGTAGAGCGGACGGCGAACGTCGATGGGACAGTTCTGGATGACCTCGTCCACGACCTCTGAGATGGGCTGGGTGAAGTCCGGGTTGGCGAACTGGGACCAGAGACAGCGGGTCAGAAGGTTCCGACAGTCGGGTCGGGTCGTCCTAATGCGGTCAGAACCATGACCCGCTGCGTCGCTGTGCAATAATAACCAGACTGACCTCTGGGTGGAAGAAGATCTCCGGGCCCAGGAAGCGCTCGTAGCCCACGTCGATGGTGAACTCCTTCTTGCTGACAGCGTTGACCCCGGTGTACTGCTTGATCCATTTGGACCCGTCCGAGTCATACTTACTGAATTCTTTGACCAGGTCCGGACACACGTAGCTGAACCGTTCCTgagagggaaggagagggggaacATCAGAGGGAACGTGGAGATGAATGAGGGGAACCGGAGCTCTGGTGGATCTAAAGTCTTTGACCGGCTTCAGTGAAGCTTCAGGATGTGGATTTCTACCTGAAGCTGCTTAGTTTCGTATCGGCTAATGTTCATGTCCAACTAAAACCAGTTACAGACCAACAGCACCACCTGGTGGCCACATGAAGAACAGCAGAGCCTGCTCTGTCTTGATGTCAAACAGCCAGACTGATATAATCAACCTTCAGTGATATTTAGGTTAATATTCAGGGTGATATGAATGTTCATCTCCGTCCAGCTGAGGACTCACCTTGACCGCCTTGGCCGTCTCCAGGGACTGCTCCGGTGGGACGCCCACCTCCCTGTCCCTCAGCAGCTGCTGGGTGAAGTAGGTGATGTCTCTACCTGCGATGGGGATGTGCTTGATGCAGCTGCCGATCACGTAGCCTTCAGCCTGGGACGGAGGGGACAGAGAGGGACGGAGGGGACAGAGGGGTTGGGGGAGACAGATGAGGACAAATGATCAGGAAATCGTCTCAAATATCAGGTTC
This genomic window contains:
- the LOC114148108 gene encoding actin-related protein 3-B — encoded protein: MAGRLPACVVDCGTGYTKLGYAGNTEPQFIVPSCIAIKESAKVGDQAQRRMMKGVDDLDFYIGDEAVDKPTYSTKWPIRHGIVEDWDLMERFMEQVIFKYLRAEPEDHYFLLTEPPLNTPENREYTAEIMFESFNVPGLYIAVQAVLALAASWTSRQVGERTLTGTVIDSGDGVTHVIPVAEGYVIGSCIKHIPIAGRDITYFTQQLLRDREVGVPPEQSLETAKAVKERFSYVCPDLVKEFSKYDSDGSKWIKQYTGVNAVSKKEFTIDVGYERFLGPEIFFHPEFANPDFTQPISEVVDEVIQNCPIDVRRPLYKNVVLSGGSTMFRDFGRRLQRDLKRTVDARLKLSEELSGGKLKPKPIDVQVVTHHMQRYAVWFGGSMLASTPEFYQVCHTKKDYEEIGPSICRHNPVFGVMS